In Rhodothermus marinus DSM 4252, a single genomic region encodes these proteins:
- the leuS gene encoding leucine--tRNA ligase encodes MAGYPFKETEKKWQRYWDEHKIFRTAGPKEPGFDPNKPKYYVLDMFPYPSGAGLHVGHPEGYTATDIMARYRRMKGYNVLHPMGWDAFGLPAEQYAIETNTHPRITTERNITRFRSQLKSLGFSYDWDREINTTDPRYYKWTQWIFLQLYKMGLAYEAEVPVNWCPALGTVLANEEVIDGKSERGGYPVYRRPMRQWMLRITAYADRLLEDLELLDWPESIKEMQRNWIGRSEGAEIEFPVVGLDARIRVFTTRPDTLFGATYMVLAPEHPLVDQITTPEHRAEVEAYRRQAQQKSDLERTELAREKTGVFTGGYAINPATGQQIPIWIADYVLGHYGTGAIMAVPGHDQRDWEFARKYNLPIVEVVQGGNLEEGAYEGDGPHVNSANDEVSLNGLHNEEAKRVIVEWLERKGLGKRSVQYRLRDWLFSRQRYWGEPFPIVHEVDEEGRRTGRTYPLDESELPVELPDLEDFRPQPASDPDAEPQPPLARAVDWVRVKGWVTPEGTVRLLKPGVEPPPGVEIKNFHRETNTMPQWAGSCWYYLRYIDPHNDERFVDPEKERYWMPVDLYVGGAEHAVLHLLYARFWHKVLYDLGLVSTPEPFMKLVNQGLILGEMEYTAFRDAEGRWVSAEFVDDGIDVRTGQKLEAVKLKEDEVEKQGDFFVLKAHPEIRVEARAYKMSKSRGNVVNPDDVIEQYGADSLRLYEMFMGPLEQVKPWSMRGVEGVHRFLNRVWRLYVNDADGSLRVTDAEPTREQLRVLHRTLRRVTDDIEAMRFNTAIAAMMEFVNEANRWDTFPRAVAEPFVLMLSPFAPHIAEELWERLGHTESLAYEPWPEVNEEYLKVDEVEIAVQVNGKVRATVRIPAEADQETALAIARQHENVARYIDGKTIRRAIYVPGRIINFVVG; translated from the coding sequence ATGGCCGGGTATCCTTTCAAAGAGACCGAAAAGAAGTGGCAACGCTACTGGGACGAGCATAAGATCTTCCGGACGGCCGGTCCCAAGGAGCCGGGCTTCGATCCGAACAAGCCCAAGTACTACGTGCTCGACATGTTTCCCTATCCCAGCGGGGCCGGGCTGCACGTGGGGCACCCCGAAGGCTACACGGCCACCGACATCATGGCCCGCTACCGGCGAATGAAGGGCTACAACGTGCTCCATCCGATGGGGTGGGACGCCTTCGGGTTGCCGGCCGAGCAGTACGCGATCGAGACGAACACGCACCCGCGTATCACCACCGAGCGTAACATCACCCGCTTTCGGTCTCAGCTCAAGAGCCTGGGCTTTTCGTACGACTGGGATCGCGAGATCAACACGACCGACCCGCGTTACTACAAGTGGACCCAGTGGATCTTTCTCCAGCTCTACAAGATGGGGCTGGCCTATGAGGCCGAGGTACCCGTCAACTGGTGTCCGGCGCTCGGGACCGTGCTGGCCAACGAGGAGGTGATCGACGGCAAGTCGGAGCGCGGCGGCTATCCCGTCTATCGCCGGCCCATGCGTCAGTGGATGCTGCGCATCACGGCCTACGCCGACCGGCTGCTCGAGGACCTGGAGCTGCTCGACTGGCCCGAGAGCATCAAGGAGATGCAGCGCAACTGGATCGGGCGGTCGGAAGGCGCCGAGATCGAATTCCCCGTGGTGGGGCTGGATGCGCGCATCCGGGTGTTTACGACGCGGCCCGACACGCTCTTCGGCGCCACCTACATGGTGCTGGCGCCTGAGCATCCGCTGGTGGATCAGATTACGACGCCGGAACACCGGGCCGAGGTGGAGGCCTACCGGCGCCAGGCCCAGCAGAAGTCGGACCTGGAGCGCACCGAACTGGCCCGCGAAAAGACCGGCGTCTTCACGGGCGGCTACGCCATCAACCCGGCCACCGGCCAGCAGATTCCCATCTGGATTGCCGACTACGTGCTCGGCCACTACGGCACGGGCGCCATCATGGCCGTGCCCGGCCACGACCAGCGCGACTGGGAGTTCGCCCGCAAGTACAACCTGCCGATCGTCGAGGTCGTGCAGGGTGGCAATCTGGAGGAAGGCGCCTACGAGGGCGACGGCCCGCATGTCAATTCGGCCAACGACGAGGTCTCGCTCAACGGCCTGCACAACGAGGAGGCCAAGCGCGTGATCGTCGAATGGCTCGAGCGTAAAGGGCTGGGCAAACGCTCCGTCCAGTACCGGCTGCGCGACTGGCTCTTCAGCCGCCAGCGCTACTGGGGCGAGCCGTTCCCGATCGTGCACGAAGTGGACGAAGAGGGACGCCGCACCGGCCGCACCTACCCGCTGGACGAATCGGAGCTGCCCGTCGAATTGCCCGACCTGGAGGATTTCCGTCCCCAGCCTGCTTCCGATCCCGACGCCGAGCCCCAGCCGCCGCTGGCCCGGGCCGTTGACTGGGTGCGCGTCAAAGGCTGGGTGACGCCCGAGGGAACGGTCCGGCTGCTCAAGCCCGGCGTGGAGCCGCCGCCCGGCGTCGAGATCAAGAACTTCCATCGCGAAACGAACACGATGCCCCAGTGGGCGGGCTCCTGCTGGTACTACCTGCGCTACATCGACCCGCACAACGACGAGCGCTTCGTCGATCCGGAAAAAGAGCGCTACTGGATGCCCGTCGACCTCTACGTGGGCGGGGCCGAGCACGCCGTGCTGCACCTGCTCTATGCCCGCTTCTGGCACAAGGTGCTCTATGACCTGGGGCTGGTCTCCACACCCGAGCCCTTCATGAAGCTGGTCAACCAGGGACTGATCCTGGGCGAGATGGAGTACACGGCCTTCCGTGATGCCGAGGGGCGCTGGGTGTCGGCCGAGTTTGTGGACGACGGCATCGACGTGCGCACCGGCCAGAAGCTGGAGGCTGTCAAGCTCAAGGAAGACGAAGTCGAAAAGCAGGGCGACTTCTTCGTGCTCAAGGCGCATCCCGAGATCCGCGTGGAAGCCCGCGCCTACAAGATGAGCAAGAGCCGGGGCAACGTGGTCAACCCCGACGATGTAATTGAACAATACGGCGCCGACTCACTCCGGCTCTACGAGATGTTCATGGGGCCGCTGGAGCAGGTCAAGCCCTGGAGCATGCGCGGCGTCGAGGGCGTCCACCGCTTCCTGAATCGGGTCTGGCGCCTTTACGTGAACGACGCGGACGGTTCGCTGCGCGTGACCGACGCCGAACCGACGCGGGAGCAGCTCCGCGTGCTGCACCGGACGCTGCGCCGGGTGACGGACGACATCGAGGCGATGCGCTTCAACACGGCCATCGCCGCCATGATGGAGTTCGTCAACGAGGCCAACCGCTGGGATACGTTCCCGCGGGCGGTGGCCGAGCCGTTCGTGCTCATGCTCAGCCCGTTTGCCCCGCACATCGCCGAAGAGCTCTGGGAGCGCCTGGGCCACACGGAGTCGCTGGCCTACGAACCGTGGCCGGAGGTGAACGAAGAATACCTGAAGGTGGACGAGGTCGAGATCGCCGTGCAGGTCAACGGCAAGGTGCGGGCGACCGTCCGAATCCCGGCCGAGGCCGACCAGGAGACGGCGCTGGCCATCGCCCGCCAGCATGAAAACGTGGCCCGCTACATCGACGGCAAGACGATCCGGCGGGCCATCTACGTGCCGGGCCGCATCATCAACTTCGTGGTGGGCTAA